DNA sequence from the Trichocoleus desertorum ATA4-8-CV12 genome:
TTCACTAGTGGTGTTGAGTGATTTTTGATGTGAACGTGTTTACCTGCGATTTACAGGATTTGAGGACTAGCGACTAGTTCACCTACGGCTGGGCAGGTGCAGTTTCGCTTGTAGAACCTGTAGAAGTTGCATCTCCTATAGGTGCGGTATCTCCAGTGGAAGCAGCGTTGTCAGCAGGCGCAGTTTCCGTGGTGGGGGCTTGTGGGGCCGCAGGGCTAGGAATGGTGACGTTTACATCAGGCGCTTGGGGAGCTTCGACCTTGGGTACTGTGATGTTCACGTCTGGGGGTTTCATGTCTGGAGCCTGGGGTTGCGGTACGACTTCTCTAGTCCGCTCGATGATGGTTTGACGGCCAGCAGGTTCTGAGCTGTCTCCGCCACGATTAAACACAAAGAGGGCCCCCAGTCCTAAAGCTACTAAAGCAGCTAATAGGATGCCTGTCAGTAAGCCGCCAGCAGCACTGTTGTTTTCACGAGCGATTTGGTTGTCTCGACGTAGTTCTTCTCGGCGCAGCTCTTGGTTATAAATTTCTTTATCGCGATCGCGCAAGTTTGTCATGTTTTTTTGCAGAACTCGGTATTGATAAAAATCAGGTAATGAAACTGAAGTTTTAACATTCCGAGATTAGCTACTGGATTGGCGCGGATCGCTCTGTGTGAGGGGTAGGTTGATCTACTTCAGAGGAGTGATTATACGGAGTAGTGTGGTGTAAAAAAACCAATCTACTTGTGGCTTGAAGCGTTAAGTTCGTACTTTCTTGATAAAAATCAAGAGCTTGGGGGCACCTGCCCCCAAACCCCCGCTGAAGGACGGCTGCGTCCTCCAGACCTCCTCCAGAAGGGGCCAGAAGGGGATTGAGGGGGGCTGAATTTTCCTCTAGGCGTGTAAGGAGGGGTTGGTGCTACTCGATATCAATTGAGGTGGGTCTGGTGCTACTAGTGGAGCTGGTAGCGGGGGTGAAGGATTTGCGGTATTCGGTGTAGAGGCGATCGCGCCAGTCGAAGAAGGGAGCAAAGGTGCCTACATCTGCCAATCCTGGAACTCCTTTGCCTTTGAGTCCTTCTGGGATGTCAAGGTAAGAGCCAGTCGGGAATTTGATGTACATGCTCATGCCTGCTACGGCGAAATCAGCTAGGGTAGGCTGATCGGACACTAAATAGGGGTGATCGAGCAAGATAAAGCACAATGCCTCTAGATTTTGCCTAAGTGGGGCTTTGGCACTATGCAAGGCATCGGGTCCCATGCCAACGCCGAAACTCAGCACATCTAGCAGTTCGCTTGGGACCGAACCAATCAAGTTTTTTAGTAAGGCAGGCGTAGAAGCAGGTAGGGCCGCAGTACGGAAATCTGCATTTTGGCTGAAGGCAGCGAGCATGGCCTTGGGGGCGTTTAGACCCATGACTTCATCAGCCCATTCTTCCAACATCAGGCACAGCCCTTTTTGCTTAGGGTCTGTGGGGATAAGGGGGCGATCGGGATATTGGCGATCGAGATATT
Encoded proteins:
- a CDS encoding glutathione S-transferase family protein, with product MLELYQFEMSHYCEKVRLILDYKGLAYRKIEVTPGIGQVDLFRMSGQRQVPVLKDGNEVIADSTAIAKYLDRQYPDRPLIPTDPKQKGLCLMLEEWADEVMGLNAPKAMLAAFSQNADFRTAALPASTPALLKNLIGSVPSELLDVLSFGVGMGPDALHSAKAPLRQNLEALCFILLDHPYLVSDQPTLADFAVAGMSMYIKFPTGSYLDIPEGLKGKGVPGLADVGTFAPFFDWRDRLYTEYRKSFTPATSSTSSTRPTSIDIE